One window of the Archangium primigenium genome contains the following:
- a CDS encoding family 2B encapsulin nanocompartment shell protein: protein MENPTNPGNGGAPDGRQFSLSTLAARQLTTTTKSQPQMESISPRWLLRMLPWVQVSGGVFRVNRRLTYLAGDGRLNFSNIGAKVQVIPQELQKLPLLRGFDGDDLVVSSLANQFVQHQFKAGDLIVRKGQPAEHVVLLAHGRANKLGTGKYGDEVVLDVLGDGDHFGDQSVVEHNDFWSYSVKALTPCTVMMLPQRTFELLIQQSPALGVHVEEYKARLRRPQDKSGQAAIQLAAGHHGEPTLPGTFVDYELRPREYELSVAQTVLRIHTRVADLFNDPMNQVAEQLRLTVEALRERQEHEMINNREFGLLHNADLKQRIQARKGPPTPDDLDELLSRRRKSRFLLAHPRAIAAFSQECNRQGVYPTCVEVQGRQVIAWRGVPLLPSDKIPIHPDRTTSIIVMRTGLEDQGVVGLHNTGIPDEIQPSLSARRMDTTQQAITEYLVSAYYSVAPLVPDALGVLENIQLGR, encoded by the coding sequence ATGGAGAATCCGACGAATCCGGGCAACGGGGGCGCCCCCGACGGGCGGCAGTTCAGCCTGTCCACGCTCGCCGCCCGGCAGCTGACGACGACGACCAAGTCGCAGCCGCAGATGGAGAGCATCAGCCCGCGCTGGCTCCTGCGCATGCTCCCCTGGGTGCAGGTGTCCGGTGGCGTGTTCCGCGTCAACCGCCGCCTGACCTACCTGGCGGGAGACGGCCGGCTGAACTTCAGCAACATCGGCGCCAAGGTGCAGGTCATCCCCCAGGAGCTGCAGAAGCTGCCGCTGCTGCGGGGCTTCGACGGCGATGACCTGGTGGTGTCGAGCCTGGCCAACCAGTTCGTGCAGCACCAGTTCAAGGCGGGCGATCTCATCGTCCGCAAGGGACAGCCCGCCGAGCACGTGGTGCTGCTGGCCCACGGCCGGGCCAACAAGCTGGGCACGGGCAAGTACGGGGACGAGGTCGTCCTCGACGTGCTGGGCGATGGCGACCACTTCGGCGACCAGTCCGTGGTGGAGCACAACGACTTCTGGTCCTACAGCGTCAAGGCGCTCACCCCTTGCACGGTGATGATGCTGCCCCAGCGCACCTTCGAGCTGCTCATCCAGCAGTCTCCCGCGCTGGGCGTGCACGTCGAGGAGTACAAGGCGCGCCTGCGGCGGCCCCAGGACAAGTCGGGCCAGGCGGCCATCCAGCTGGCCGCGGGCCACCACGGCGAGCCCACCCTGCCGGGCACGTTCGTGGACTACGAGCTGCGGCCCCGCGAGTACGAGCTGAGCGTGGCGCAGACCGTCCTGCGCATTCACACCCGGGTGGCGGATCTCTTCAACGATCCGATGAACCAGGTGGCGGAGCAGCTGCGGTTGACCGTCGAGGCCCTGCGCGAGCGCCAGGAGCACGAGATGATCAACAACCGGGAGTTCGGCCTGTTGCACAACGCCGACCTCAAGCAGCGCATCCAGGCGCGCAAGGGTCCGCCCACGCCGGACGACCTGGACGAGCTGCTCAGCCGGCGGCGCAAGTCGCGCTTCCTGCTGGCCCACCCGCGGGCCATCGCGGCGTTCAGCCAGGAGTGCAACCGCCAGGGCGTCTATCCGACGTGCGTCGAGGTGCAGGGCCGTCAGGTCATCGCCTGGCGCGGCGTGCCCCTCTTGCCGAGCGACAAGATCCCCATCCACCCGGACCGCACCACGTCCATCATCGTGATGCGCACGGGCCTGGAGGATCAGGGCGTCGTCGGTCTGCACAACACGGGCATCCCCGACGAGATCCAGCCCAGCCTGTCGGCGCGGCGCATGGACACGACCCAGCAGGCCATCACCGAGTACCTGGTGAGCGCCTACTACTCGGTGGCGCCGCTGGTGCCCGACGCGCTCGGCGTGCTGGAAAACATCCAGTTGGGCCGCTGA
- a CDS encoding family 2B encapsulin nanocompartment shell protein gives MTSPVGKPGDEKQQLSLGTQAARQLTTTTKSQPQMQGISSRWLLKLLPWVQVNGGIFRLNRRLSYTLGDGRVSFVSTGSKVQVIPMELTELPLLREYEDVEILSALANRFEQKEYKAGEVITQAGQEADAIFLIAHGKVNKLGKGKYGDEGVLEVLADGDHYSYQVLLESQDYWQYTYKAATPCTILVLQQSSFESVMALSPSLQKHVEGFKARMKNKKQDSTGEAAIELAAGHHGEPTLPGTFVDYDTHPREYELSVAQTVLQIHSRVADLFNDPMNQTQEQLRLTVEALKERKEHELVNNPEFGLLHNADLKQRIHTRGGPPTPDDMDELLSTVWKEPSFFLAHPRAIAAFGQECNRRGIYPTSIEFNGNMIPAWRGIPIVSCNKIPISDTRTSSIMLLRAGEKNQGVVGLHQAGIPDEIEPSMNVRFMGINEKAIINYLVTAYFSAAVLVPDALGILESVELGRSHND, from the coding sequence ATGACCAGTCCAGTGGGCAAGCCGGGTGATGAGAAGCAGCAGCTGAGCCTTGGAACGCAGGCGGCGCGTCAGCTGACGACGACCACCAAGTCGCAGCCGCAGATGCAGGGCATCTCCTCGCGGTGGCTGCTCAAGCTGCTGCCGTGGGTGCAGGTCAACGGCGGCATCTTCCGCCTCAACCGCCGCCTGAGCTACACGCTGGGCGACGGCCGGGTGAGCTTCGTGAGCACCGGCTCCAAGGTGCAGGTCATCCCCATGGAGCTGACCGAGCTGCCCCTGCTGCGCGAGTACGAGGACGTGGAGATCCTCTCCGCCCTGGCCAACCGCTTCGAGCAGAAGGAGTACAAGGCCGGCGAGGTCATCACCCAGGCGGGCCAGGAGGCCGACGCCATCTTCCTCATCGCCCACGGCAAGGTGAACAAGCTGGGCAAGGGCAAGTACGGCGACGAGGGTGTGCTCGAGGTGCTCGCCGACGGCGACCACTACAGCTACCAGGTGCTGCTCGAGTCCCAGGACTACTGGCAGTACACCTACAAGGCCGCCACGCCCTGCACCATCCTGGTGCTCCAGCAGTCCTCGTTCGAGTCCGTGATGGCCCTCTCCCCGTCGCTGCAGAAGCACGTGGAGGGCTTCAAGGCGCGGATGAAGAACAAGAAGCAGGACAGCACGGGCGAGGCCGCCATCGAGCTGGCCGCGGGCCACCACGGCGAGCCCACCCTGCCCGGCACGTTCGTGGACTACGACACGCACCCGCGCGAGTACGAGCTGAGCGTGGCGCAGACGGTGCTGCAGATCCACAGCCGCGTGGCCGACCTGTTCAACGATCCCATGAACCAGACGCAGGAGCAGCTGCGCCTGACGGTCGAGGCGCTCAAGGAGCGCAAGGAGCACGAGCTCGTCAACAACCCGGAGTTCGGCCTGCTGCACAACGCCGACCTCAAGCAGCGCATCCACACGCGCGGCGGTCCCCCCACGCCCGACGACATGGACGAGCTGCTGTCCACCGTGTGGAAGGAGCCGTCCTTCTTCCTCGCCCACCCGCGCGCCATCGCCGCGTTCGGCCAGGAGTGCAACCGCCGGGGCATCTACCCGACGAGCATCGAGTTCAACGGCAACATGATCCCCGCCTGGCGCGGCATCCCGATCGTGTCCTGCAACAAGATTCCCATCAGCGACACGCGCACCAGCTCCATCATGCTCCTGCGCGCGGGTGAGAAGAACCAGGGCGTGGTCGGTCTGCACCAGGCCGGCATCCCGGACGAGATCGAGCCCAGCATGAACGTGCGCTTCATGGGCATCAACGAGAAGGCCATCATCAACTACCTGGTCACCGCCTACTTCTCCGCGGCGGTGCTCGTGCCCGACGCGCTCGGCATCCTCGAGAGCGTCGAGCTCGGCCGTTCGCACAACGACTAG
- a CDS encoding ATPase domain-containing protein, translating to MSNAETRGAGDTEAHEGRVTSGIPRLDFILQGGLKQGGTYALMGPPGSGKTILANQFCFNHIARDDGRCVYMTLLIESHGKMLRHLEQLSFFRMESVPEKVYYISGYQKVRDEGFAGLLELIRATLRERRATIFVIDGMESAEQFASSRQAYGEFIHSLQALMSLLGCTTLLLSNVRERTHVEHTLVDGVLELSDQLIGPRAVRELTVHKFRGSNYLRGRHEVEISSAGIVVHPRTEVQFAHPVSSGQEMRHRMAFGLPRLDEMLGGGLPSGSTTALLGAPGTGKTLLGLSFLVEGARRGEKGMYFGFYEPPPRLIEKAEAVGLPLGRYVREGGITLVWQPPLEHFMDALAEQLLEPLRLEGSKGLRRLFVDGAEGFRAAAVYQERMPRFLSALTNQLRSLDVTTVMTDELELFQPQLNLPTAELANVVESVVLLRYVEMRSQIRRLLSIMKMRESRYDTSLREFRISQDGIDVADSFRSAESILSGMSRMRDDARDPDDTERGGASAARSKKARAAKKTTKKKDARPKPTRGSGGSRRGPRGSRGDGGGP from the coding sequence ATGAGTAATGCGGAGACACGTGGAGCAGGCGACACGGAGGCGCACGAAGGGCGTGTTACCAGCGGTATTCCCCGGCTCGACTTCATCCTCCAGGGAGGGCTCAAGCAGGGGGGCACCTACGCGCTGATGGGGCCTCCGGGCAGCGGTAAAACCATCCTGGCCAATCAGTTCTGCTTCAACCACATCGCGCGCGATGACGGGCGGTGTGTCTACATGACGCTGCTCATCGAGTCGCACGGGAAGATGCTGCGGCACCTGGAGCAGTTGAGCTTCTTCCGCATGGAGTCGGTGCCCGAGAAGGTCTACTACATCAGCGGCTACCAGAAGGTGCGGGACGAGGGCTTCGCCGGGCTGTTGGAGCTCATCCGGGCCACCCTTCGGGAGCGCCGCGCAACCATCTTCGTCATCGACGGAATGGAGAGCGCCGAGCAGTTCGCTTCCTCGCGTCAGGCCTACGGGGAGTTCATCCACTCGTTGCAGGCCCTCATGAGCCTGTTGGGGTGCACGACCCTGCTGTTGTCCAACGTGCGCGAGCGCACGCACGTGGAGCACACCCTGGTGGACGGGGTGCTGGAGCTGTCCGACCAGCTCATCGGCCCGCGCGCGGTGCGCGAGCTCACGGTGCACAAGTTCCGCGGCAGCAACTACCTGCGCGGCCGTCACGAGGTGGAGATCTCCTCCGCGGGCATCGTCGTGCACCCGCGCACCGAGGTGCAGTTCGCCCACCCGGTGAGCTCCGGACAGGAGATGCGCCACCGCATGGCCTTCGGACTGCCGCGGCTCGACGAGATGCTGGGGGGCGGCCTGCCCTCGGGCTCCACCACGGCGCTCCTGGGCGCGCCGGGCACGGGCAAGACGCTGCTCGGGCTGTCGTTCCTGGTGGAGGGCGCGCGCCGCGGCGAGAAGGGCATGTACTTTGGTTTCTACGAGCCGCCGCCCCGCCTCATCGAGAAGGCCGAGGCGGTGGGCCTGCCCCTGGGGCGCTACGTGCGCGAGGGCGGCATCACGCTCGTCTGGCAGCCGCCGCTCGAGCACTTCATGGACGCGCTCGCCGAGCAGCTCCTGGAGCCCCTGCGGTTGGAGGGGTCCAAGGGGCTGCGGCGCCTGTTCGTCGACGGCGCCGAGGGCTTCCGCGCCGCGGCGGTGTACCAGGAGCGCATGCCGCGCTTCCTGTCGGCGTTGACCAACCAGCTGCGCTCGCTGGACGTCACCACCGTCATGACGGACGAGCTGGAGCTCTTCCAGCCCCAGCTCAACCTGCCCACCGCCGAGCTGGCCAACGTGGTGGAGAGCGTGGTGCTGCTGCGCTACGTGGAGATGCGCTCGCAGATCCGCCGGCTGCTCTCCATCATGAAGATGCGCGAGAGCCGCTACGACACCTCGCTGCGCGAGTTCCGCATCTCCCAGGACGGCATCGACGTGGCCGACTCCTTCCGCTCCGCGGAGTCCATCCTCAGCGGCATGAGCCGCATGCGCGATGACGCCCGGGACCCGGACGACACCGAGCGCGGCGGGGCGTCCGCGGCGCGCTCCAAGAAGGCGCGCGCGGCGAAGAAGACGACGAAGAAGAAGGACGCGCGCCCGAAGCCCACGCGGGGCTCGGGCGGCTCGCGCCGGGGTCCACGGGGCAGCCGCGGGGACGGGGGCGGCCCATGA
- a CDS encoding family 2 encapsulin nanocompartment cargo protein terpene cyclase produces MSKSHAKQPFELPDFYVPWPARLNPNLEGARAHTKAWSRQMGIIDPPEREPEIWDEAKLDAMDYALLCAYTHPEAPGPELDLITDWYVWVFYFDDHFLEVYKRPRDIAGAKKYLDRLPLFMPVDMSPPPEPTNAVERGLIDLWARTVPSKSLAWRRRFFESTKALLEESNWELLNISEKRVSNPIEYIEMRRKVGGAPWSADLVEHAVFVEVPDRVAATRPMLVLKDTFADAVHLRNDLFSYQREIQEEGELSNCVLVMERFLDVDPPRAAELTNDILTSRLQQFENTALTELPSLFAEYGLNPAEQASVMLYIRGLQDWQSGGHEWHMRSSRYMNKGNRSGPELNIPLGPTGLGTSSVRVRLTPGALGLMRMRSYAHVPYSAVGPLKLPKFYMPYKTWVNGNLDAARRHSKEWARDMGMLVSLPGMTGAYIWDDHKFDVADVALCGAMIHPNATGPQLNLTACWLVWGTYADDYFPAFYGNTRDMAGAKVFNARLSLFMPDDPKTLTTVPLNPVEKGLADIWARTAGPMEPEARNQFRRAIQDMTSSWLWELANVAQNRVPDPVDYVEMRRKTFGSDLTMSLSRLAHGHGIPAAIFRTRPMRALENSAADYACLTNDVFSYQKEIEFEGELNNGVLVVERFLQLDSLEAVEVVNNLMTARMKQFQHIVALELPILLEDFGLDEDGKARVMRYVEQLQQWMAGVLRWHQAVDRYKEFELRASHKPFLPRSVPKGLGTSAARLASVFSGGKT; encoded by the coding sequence ATGTCCAAGTCGCACGCGAAGCAACCCTTTGAGTTGCCCGATTTCTATGTCCCGTGGCCCGCGCGTCTGAATCCCAATCTCGAGGGAGCCCGCGCGCACACCAAGGCTTGGTCGCGCCAGATGGGCATCATCGATCCGCCCGAGCGCGAGCCCGAGATCTGGGATGAAGCGAAGCTGGATGCCATGGATTATGCGCTCCTGTGCGCGTACACGCATCCCGAGGCGCCCGGTCCCGAGCTGGATCTGATCACGGACTGGTATGTCTGGGTATTTTACTTCGATGACCATTTCCTGGAGGTCTACAAGCGGCCCCGGGACATCGCGGGCGCCAAGAAGTACCTGGATCGGCTGCCGTTGTTCATGCCGGTGGACATGTCGCCGCCGCCCGAGCCGACCAACGCGGTGGAGCGCGGGCTGATCGACCTGTGGGCGCGCACGGTGCCCTCCAAGTCGCTCGCGTGGCGGCGCCGGTTCTTCGAGAGCACCAAGGCCCTGCTCGAGGAGTCCAACTGGGAGCTGCTCAACATCAGCGAGAAGCGCGTCTCCAACCCCATCGAGTACATCGAGATGCGCCGCAAGGTGGGTGGCGCGCCCTGGAGCGCGGACCTCGTCGAGCACGCCGTCTTCGTCGAGGTGCCGGACCGCGTGGCCGCCACCCGGCCCATGCTGGTGCTCAAGGACACGTTCGCCGACGCGGTGCACCTGCGCAATGACCTCTTCTCCTATCAGCGGGAGATCCAGGAGGAGGGCGAGCTGTCCAACTGCGTGCTGGTGATGGAGCGCTTCCTGGACGTGGATCCGCCCCGCGCCGCCGAGCTCACCAACGACATCCTCACCTCGCGGCTCCAGCAGTTCGAGAACACGGCGCTCACCGAGCTGCCCTCGCTCTTCGCCGAGTACGGCCTGAACCCCGCGGAGCAGGCCAGCGTGATGCTCTACATCCGGGGCCTGCAGGACTGGCAGTCCGGCGGCCACGAGTGGCACATGCGCTCGAGCCGGTACATGAACAAGGGCAACCGCTCCGGCCCCGAGCTGAACATCCCGCTCGGGCCCACGGGCCTGGGGACGTCGTCGGTGCGCGTGCGGCTGACGCCCGGCGCCCTGGGGCTCATGCGGATGCGCAGCTACGCCCACGTGCCCTACTCGGCCGTGGGGCCGCTCAAGCTGCCCAAGTTCTACATGCCGTACAAGACGTGGGTGAACGGCAACCTGGACGCCGCGCGGCGACACTCCAAGGAGTGGGCGCGCGACATGGGCATGCTCGTGTCCCTGCCGGGCATGACCGGCGCCTACATCTGGGACGACCACAAGTTCGACGTGGCGGACGTGGCCCTGTGCGGCGCGATGATCCACCCGAACGCCACCGGCCCCCAGCTCAACCTGACGGCCTGCTGGCTCGTGTGGGGCACGTACGCGGACGACTACTTCCCGGCCTTCTATGGCAACACGCGCGACATGGCGGGCGCCAAGGTGTTCAACGCCCGGCTGTCCCTGTTCATGCCGGATGACCCCAAGACCCTGACGACCGTGCCCCTCAACCCCGTGGAGAAGGGCCTCGCGGACATCTGGGCCCGCACGGCCGGCCCCATGGAGCCCGAGGCGCGCAACCAGTTCCGCCGCGCCATCCAGGACATGACGTCCAGCTGGTTGTGGGAGCTGGCCAACGTGGCGCAGAACCGCGTGCCGGATCCGGTCGACTACGTGGAGATGCGTCGCAAGACGTTCGGCTCGGACCTGACCATGAGCCTGTCGCGCCTGGCCCACGGCCACGGCATCCCGGCGGCCATCTTCCGCACCCGGCCCATGCGCGCGCTGGAGAACTCGGCCGCCGACTACGCCTGCCTCACCAACGACGTCTTCTCCTACCAGAAGGAGATCGAGTTCGAGGGCGAGCTCAACAATGGCGTGCTCGTCGTCGAGCGCTTCCTGCAGCTCGACTCGCTCGAGGCCGTGGAGGTCGTCAACAACCTGATGACCGCGCGCATGAAGCAGTTCCAGCACATCGTCGCGCTGGAGCTGCCCATCCTCCTCGAGGACTTCGGTCTGGACGAGGACGGCAAGGCCCGGGTGATGCGCTACGTGGAGCAGTTGCAGCAGTGGATGGCGGGCGTGCTCCGGTGGCACCAGGCCGTGGACCGCTACAAGGAGTTCGAGCTGCGCGCCTCCCACAAGCCGTTCCTGCCGCGCTCGGTCCCCAAGGGGCTGGGCACCTCGGCGGCCCGGCTCGCGTCCGTGTTCTCGGGCGGCAAGACCTAG
- a CDS encoding Imm52 family immunity protein, with protein MERFQAGAHWTGRKESAEDCARRAALLFALLAESDPAYGRWFEYAYSRKNALTLPFEPTRDTFLRFFERKKYRLGRDAFYFDAWTGEEHTGRGGQLHFTCGSGVPFYANGCLLHLPGAGPTAERVLTVPVLKRVVHALVRAWEPERCVVVSAADPASKRLAEPGGDCIGWFTYFSRARGRVPSLPRPVRVEPVGELGTLITLTPEPFRREDAAHGALAALVRERLEAGGLLAPLAG; from the coding sequence ATGGAACGTTTCCAGGCGGGAGCCCACTGGACGGGACGCAAGGAGTCGGCCGAGGACTGCGCGCGGCGCGCCGCGCTGCTCTTCGCGCTGCTCGCCGAGAGCGATCCCGCCTATGGCCGCTGGTTCGAGTACGCCTACTCGCGCAAGAACGCGCTGACGCTGCCCTTCGAGCCCACGCGCGACACCTTCCTGCGCTTCTTCGAGCGCAAGAAGTACCGGCTGGGTCGGGACGCGTTCTATTTCGATGCCTGGACGGGTGAGGAGCACACCGGCCGGGGCGGGCAGCTGCACTTCACCTGTGGCTCGGGCGTGCCCTTCTACGCCAACGGGTGCCTGCTGCACCTGCCGGGCGCGGGGCCCACCGCCGAGCGGGTGCTCACGGTGCCGGTGCTCAAGCGGGTGGTGCACGCGCTGGTGCGCGCCTGGGAGCCGGAGCGGTGTGTGGTGGTCTCCGCCGCGGATCCCGCCTCCAAGCGGCTCGCGGAGCCCGGAGGGGACTGCATCGGCTGGTTCACGTACTTCTCGCGCGCGCGGGGGCGGGTGCCGTCGCTGCCCCGGCCCGTGCGGGTGGAGCCCGTGGGGGAGCTGGGCACGCTCATCACCCTCACTCCCGAGCCCTTCCGGCGAGAGGACGCGGCGCACGGAGCGCTCGCCGCGCTGGTCCGCGAGCGGCTGGAGGCCGGGGGCCTCCTGGCGCCGCTCGCGGGGTGA
- a CDS encoding serine/threonine-protein kinase, protein MAQVYRGLHEMLQREVAIKEMLADPLRDKESVSRFRREALALAAFRHQNIVTLYDLVEKNDVLFMVMEYVDGPTLHELLKEGPLPPEVTAAVGARIADALEHAHFRRIVHRDLKPANVMITKAGDVKLMDFGVAKDSTLETLTAQGMAVGTPSYMSPEQVTGAPVDGRTDLFSLGVLLYEALTGTRPFQGRSAGEVFARIREGDYKPLHKVAPHLPRPLTDVVKRALSVRPEDRFPHAGAMRRELEAFLAERVTMSCEAFLVGFLRQRDRLTESEALLHLTQQELAGVGQLARETPGPARPWTRWLAAGLIATGGLGAGLVSTQSYWAELVQRLTVR, encoded by the coding sequence ATGGCCCAGGTGTACCGGGGCCTCCACGAGATGCTGCAGCGCGAGGTGGCCATCAAGGAGATGCTGGCCGACCCGCTGCGCGACAAGGAGTCCGTGTCGCGCTTCCGCCGGGAGGCGCTCGCGCTCGCGGCCTTCCGCCACCAGAACATCGTCACCCTGTACGATCTGGTGGAGAAGAACGACGTGCTCTTCATGGTGATGGAGTACGTGGACGGCCCCACGCTGCACGAGCTGCTCAAGGAAGGGCCACTGCCGCCCGAGGTGACAGCCGCCGTGGGGGCGCGCATCGCGGATGCGCTGGAGCACGCGCACTTCCGCCGCATCGTCCACCGCGACCTCAAGCCCGCCAACGTGATGATCACCAAGGCGGGGGACGTGAAGCTCATGGACTTCGGCGTGGCCAAGGACTCCACGCTCGAGACGCTCACCGCGCAGGGCATGGCGGTGGGCACGCCCTCGTACATGTCCCCCGAGCAGGTGACGGGCGCGCCGGTGGACGGGCGCACGGACCTGTTCTCGCTCGGGGTGCTGCTCTACGAGGCGCTCACGGGCACGCGCCCCTTCCAGGGCCGCAGCGCGGGCGAGGTGTTCGCGCGCATCCGCGAGGGGGACTACAAGCCCCTGCACAAGGTGGCGCCCCACCTGCCCCGGCCGCTCACGGACGTGGTCAAGCGCGCCCTGAGCGTGCGGCCCGAGGATCGTTTCCCCCACGCCGGCGCGATGCGCCGGGAGCTGGAGGCCTTCCTGGCCGAGCGCGTGACGATGTCCTGCGAGGCCTTCCTGGTGGGCTTTTTGCGGCAGCGCGACCGGCTCACCGAGAGCGAGGCCCTCTTGCACCTCACCCAGCAGGAGCTGGCCGGGGTGGGGCAGCTGGCCCGCGAGACGCCGGGCCCCGCGCGGCCCTGGACGCGCTGGCTCGCCGCGGGGCTCATCGCCACGGGCGGCCTGGGCGCGGGGCTCGTGTCCACCCAGTCCTACTGGGCGGAGCTCGTGCAGCGGCTGACGGTGCGCTGA
- a CDS encoding response regulator yields the protein MSTVLVVEDEFDVQQIVADVLRDEGHQVFVCGTGREALQHLSEFRPDVVLMDVMLPIFSGLQVLDVMRKTPGLDAIPVILMSETEPRHVQARWQFFLKKPFRLEHLLDAITRVMGPVSLT from the coding sequence ATGAGCACCGTGCTCGTCGTGGAGGATGAGTTCGACGTGCAGCAGATCGTGGCCGACGTGCTGCGCGACGAGGGCCATCAGGTGTTCGTGTGTGGCACCGGCCGCGAGGCCCTCCAGCACCTGAGCGAGTTCCGGCCGGACGTGGTCCTCATGGACGTGATGCTGCCCATCTTCTCCGGACTGCAGGTGCTGGACGTGATGCGCAAGACGCCCGGCCTGGACGCGATTCCCGTCATCCTCATGAGCGAAACCGAGCCTCGCCATGTCCAGGCGCGCTGGCAGTTCTTCCTCAAGAAGCCCTTCCGGCTGGAGCACCTGTTGGATGCCATCACCCGGGTCATGGGTCCGGTTTCCCTCACGTGA
- the queF gene encoding preQ(1) synthase — protein MASQPTKELKTFVNPAQDRDYEIAFDVPEFTCLCPLTGQPDFARFRIRYVPDELCVELKSLKLYMWAYRDEGAFHEKVTNTIADDIVKAIQPRKLTVEGDFFVRGGIGTVVTVTHEKPAGRRPAAKKAAAPARRK, from the coding sequence ATGGCTTCCCAACCCACCAAGGAACTGAAGACCTTCGTCAACCCCGCGCAGGATCGCGACTACGAGATCGCCTTCGATGTGCCGGAGTTCACCTGCCTGTGCCCGCTGACGGGCCAGCCCGACTTCGCGCGCTTCCGCATCCGCTACGTGCCGGACGAGCTGTGCGTGGAGCTCAAGAGCCTCAAGCTCTACATGTGGGCCTACCGCGACGAGGGCGCCTTCCACGAGAAGGTGACCAACACCATCGCCGACGACATCGTGAAGGCCATCCAGCCGCGCAAGCTCACCGTGGAGGGTGACTTCTTCGTGCGCGGCGGCATCGGCACCGTGGTGACCGTCACCCACGAGAAGCCGGCCGGGCGCCGTCCGGCGGCGAAGAAGGCCGCCGCGCCCGCGCGCCGCAAGTAG